DNA from Candidatus Cloacimonadota bacterium:
TTTGCAAGCCGGAAAGCACATATTTTTGGAAAAGCCAATTACCAGCAAACTGGAAGAAGCCAAAGAGCTTCTGGAATTGGCAGACAGCAATAAGCTGAAGATTCAGGTGGGGCATATTGAGCGTTTCAATCCTGTAGTCATGAAAGTAGAGAATGAGATCAAAGATCCGGTATTCATAGAGTCCACCCGCATCTCCACTTTCCATAGCCGTGGCACGGATGTTCCAGTGGTACTGGATGTAATGATTCACGATATTGACCTCATCCTCAGCTTTGTGCATAGTCCCATCAAGCATATTCATGCTTCCGGAATAGGTGTTCTCACACCTTCGATAGACATTGCCAATGCCCGTATCGAGTTTGAAAACGGCGCCATAGCAAACGTGACTTCATCCAGGGTATCTCTGAAGCAGGAACGTAAAATCCGCTTCTTTCAAAAGGATTGTTACATCACGCTTGATTTTCAGTCCAAGCAAGCCAAGGTTATAAAAAAGAGCCCTCATGTGATGAAGTATCTGCCCAAGATCATGATGGGCGCTACCGATATTGATCCCACCAAGCTGGTGGATCAAAACTTATTCGATTGTGCAGACAGCCCCAAGGACGCCCTGTCTATGGAGCTGGAATCCTGGGTAAATGCCATTCTTACGGATACAAA
Protein-coding regions in this window:
- a CDS encoding Gfo/Idh/MocA family oxidoreductase; its protein translation is MLKIGVVGVGHLGQHHARKFMAMDNAVLAGIYDAKSSRAKEIAKTLSVHRFESYDALLDACDAIDIAATTTAHYELALKALQAGKHIFLEKPITSKLEEAKELLELADSNKLKIQVGHIERFNPVVMKVENEIKDPVFIESTRISTFHSRGTDVPVVLDVMIHDIDLILSFVHSPIKHIHASGIGVLTPSIDIANARIEFENGAIANVTSSRVSLKQERKIRFFQKDCYITLDFQSKQAKVIKKSPHVMKYLPKIMMGATDIDPTKLVDQNLFDCADSPKDALSMELESWVNAILTDTKPIVDGHAGANALEVAEQIIQIINEQLKKSKIKV